A single region of the Candidatus Kryptoniota bacterium genome encodes:
- a CDS encoding M23 family metallopeptidase, with amino-acid sequence MFKLYYYSQSSLRFTSLSLRRILLSAGSIVIISSIATMTSEYFGFDLLNVKSLRADNMAMENSALKVKLSTLDHKLIALQNTMLDLGRSDRELRTSVGMQNISSDVRKVGIGGTEINKDYGMSPDANKMISTASSALDALDREARLQQESYSEILSKYKKNQDMFLHLPAIDPIRFGTMTDGFGIRFHPILHMRLMHEGIDIVVGYGTPVHSTGDGVISYVGRRGGYGNVVEISHGYGYTTLYGHLSKALVKAGQKIVRGQVIALSGDSGLSTGPHLHYEVRKNGVHVDPAGYFFNGKEYGAAALYGAQSGN; translated from the coding sequence ATGTTCAAACTTTACTACTATTCACAATCGAGTCTGAGATTTACTTCTCTAAGCCTGCGAAGGATCCTGTTATCAGCTGGATCGATAGTCATCATCTCGTCGATAGCCACAATGACGTCAGAATATTTTGGGTTTGATCTCCTGAATGTGAAGAGTCTTCGAGCCGACAACATGGCCATGGAAAACAGCGCGCTTAAGGTTAAGCTCTCGACTCTCGATCACAAACTCATCGCGCTTCAAAACACAATGCTGGACCTCGGGCGGAGCGACAGGGAACTTCGGACATCCGTGGGCATGCAGAATATTTCTTCCGATGTTCGCAAAGTCGGAATCGGTGGAACGGAGATCAACAAGGATTACGGGATGTCGCCGGATGCGAACAAGATGATCTCGACAGCCTCGAGCGCATTGGACGCACTCGATCGTGAAGCGAGACTGCAACAGGAGAGTTACTCGGAGATTTTGTCGAAGTACAAGAAGAACCAGGACATGTTCCTCCACCTCCCGGCGATTGACCCAATACGTTTCGGCACCATGACGGACGGATTCGGCATTCGATTCCATCCGATCCTCCATATGCGGCTGATGCATGAGGGAATAGATATCGTAGTCGGTTATGGTACACCGGTACACTCGACAGGAGACGGCGTGATCTCCTACGTGGGGCGAAGAGGAGGGTACGGGAATGTCGTTGAAATATCTCATGGCTACGGCTACACGACTCTTTACGGTCATCTTTCAAAGGCACTTGTCAAGGCAGGACAAAAGATCGTCCGCGGACAGGTCATTGCATTGAGCGGCGACTCCGGATTATCCACCGGGCCGCATCTGCATTACGAAGTGAGGAAGAACGGCGTTCATGTCGACCCGGCGGGCTACTTCTTCAACGGGAAGGAATACGGTGCCGCTGCGCTTTACGGGGCTCAATCAGGCAACTAG